The genomic region AATCTTTGATTTTTCTTGAACTTACCTTACAACCCTTTGTCATTGGAACGATCATTCAAAAACCAAAGGATAGAGAAATGCCCAAGCATTTACCCCTCGCCCTTTTTTTACTCAGACTCGGCGTATTTATCGTGTTCCTGTTACGGGAATACGACACGCTGACACTATCGCGGCAACCAGTTTCAGCCACCGCCTCGGCAGGCTCAGCCATCAGTACGATATGAAAAACGTGTCAGACCCACCATTGAAGGCGAATTCGATTACCGAACCATCGACTGGGAGGACAGGCAAGCCTGAGGCTTCCTCGAATCCTGTGCCGACGTCAAGAATTGCGGGGATAACCTTTCAATGCGGGCCTGCCGAGCAGAAATCCTTGCATCTCATCACAGCCTGATACCGCCAGCCACCTCGCCTGGGCTTCTGTTTCAACCCCTTCGGCAATGACCTCAAAGCCCAGGTTGTGAGCCAAGGTGATGATGGTTCTGCACAAGGCTTCATCCTGATCGTTATCCGGCAAGCCGGTCACGAACGCACGATCGATCTTTATCCGCGAGACCGGCAAGGCCTTGAGATAAGCCAGCGAGGAGTACCCGGTTCCAAAATCATCCACCGCCAGGGTCAGACCCAGATCGCGAAAGCGCTTCAGCGTTGCCATTGAGCATTCGACATCGTCCATCAGAGCGGTTTCAGTAATCTCCAGTTCCAACTGGCCGGCACTGACGTCAAACCGTTTCAGCATTTCATTAATGCGTTGACTCAAGTCCCGATCAGACAACTGCAAGGCCGATACATTGACCGCAATCCGTCCGGTAAATCCTTCATCGATCCAGGCTTTTAGCTGACGGATCGCCTGCTCCAGAACCCAGTCACCGACTCCGGAAATCAGTCCGGTTTGCTCAGCCAACGGTATAAATTCAGCGGGCGACACCAGCCCATGCACAGGACGATGCCAGCGCAGCAGTGCCTCATAACCGACACAACGCTTGAGTCGATCAAACAGAGGCTGGTAATACAGCTGAAACTGATGCTTCTGGACAGCGAGTTTCAGATCCCCAATCATTTCCTGCCGGCGATGCATCTGGTCACCAAACTCCGATGCAAAGAACTGAACCCGCTCGCTGGGCGATTTCTTGGCACGGTGCATGGCGATTTCTGCGTGACTCAACAGCGTTCGGGCATAGTTTCCGTCCAGAGGAGTGATAGCTACACCCGCGCTCACCTCGCATCCATAGGTTTTTTGGCCAATACGCACGGGCGCTTCACAGGCTTCAATAATCGCGGAAATACGGGCTTCGAGACTGTCAGACGCCCCCCGGGAACCCACGGTGATCAGCAACCCGAATACGTCACCCCCGAGCCTGGCGACATGGCCATGATCTACTACACGTCCCGCTAATCGACGCGCAATTTCTTGCAAAACGCGGTCTCCGGTCTCATGTCCCGCCAGACCATTGAGGGCCTGAAAATCATTCAGGCCAAGAACGAGGACCGCCTCGCTGCCAGCCTGTTCCAGATCACCACGATTTAAATGGCGATCCAGCTGGTCTTCAAAAAGGTTCCGATTGGCAAGGCCGGTTAATTGATCGTAAAGTGTTCTGATCTCCAGTTCCTGTTCGGTCTTGCGCAGGGAACGGGTACGCTCATCGAGTAACTGGTCCAGATTTTTATTCAGCAGCTGCATCCGTGACAGGTAGGAGGCATTCTGTGTCAGCATGCCATTGAATGCGCGTTCCACTTCCCCAAACTCGTCACTTCGCTCCGGAGATGCCACGTATTTCCCAGGGTGCTCTGCATCGTCGCCAGCCCTGGCAATTCGCTCCCGAAGTTTAAGTAAGGGCGACAGCATCATTCGGTCGACCACAGCCATAGTAACCACAGTGACAAACACCGCGATAAGAAGTGAGAGGCCCAGAATACGAAAAACAAACGCGATCAGCTTGCCCGACACATCGCTCACATCCGCCCGGGCCAGAATTTCATAATCTGACAGTCCGGGACTCGTACTCCAGGATAGGTCAATGACCCCTTCAGCCGGCCGTACTGCACCTCGAAGATCGCCGTTCGCAGGTTGTGGATGCGTAACCGGCTCACCCGCTTCAATGCGGGTGCCTCCCGCTATCATGGAAATACCGGTCAGAGAGCTATTTGCCAGAAGCACCTCAAGCCTGCCGGGGGTAACCGCCTGCCCGCTTTTGCTGTTAAGAAACATGGTTATCGCCTGGATGGCAACCTCAGCACGCTGGCGGAGCAGATCTTCCTCGTAATTGCGATAGGAGGGGAAGAGAATCGCCACTTCAATGGTCAGAATAGCGGCGAAAGCCGCGAGAGTAAGGTTCCTGCAAAGACCGCAACCAGCAAGCCGCCTGGCCCACTCTCTGAAAGAGCGCCGCAGCTCCAGATTAGCGGCAGTTTTCGACACGTCAGCAATCAATTCAGCCTCTGTTCCCTCTCCGGATTTCATGCGCACCCCACAGACTCTCAATTCGAACATTGCTAAACAGACACGGTAAATACCGAAAAATTACACCAAAACGATCCGTTCGGTGGGTTTTCTTGCGCGCAAGAATCAGCACTCACTCGAGGGTCCTTTGCCATCACAAAAAAAAGCGGGGCGCGCGGCCCCACCCAAAATCGACAATGGAATTGTCAATGCGAACAACGCTACTGTTTGTCGATATACTTCTGCTGCTCCTGGAGAGTGTATTCGGTCAATGCTGCCAACTCCTTGGAGCCCCATCCAAGAGGCTCGGCGGCCATCGGTGCCACCATGCATATCTGGACCATTTCATCCAGGTGCACCATGTCCATACCGAAGTCCCGCTTGCCCATGGCAACAAAATGCGGGTACTGATTCTTGAACGTGTCCAGGTAGACCATACCGTTGGTATGACAGGTGGCACAGGACAAACCATTGGAGGACAGACTATTGTCGTTGAACAGCTTTTCGCCCAAGGCTCTCAGTTCCGCAACATCACCCTGGTAGGGTGCGTAACCTTCGGGGCGGCGCACGGCTTTCTTGAGGCTCGCTGATACGCCTTCGCCTTCAGCCTCTCCTTCCGCCTTGCCCTCGGCTTCTCCCTCGCCTTCGGCGCGGCCTTCAGCTTCGCCCTTTGCTTCCCCTTCAGCCTCTCCCTGTGCGGCTTCCGCAGAGGGAATCAGGCCAAGATTAGAGCCTGAGTGTATGTTGAAACCTGCCACAGCCACCACGGTCATCATAGGTACGGATATCATGAGATTTCGCGACAGCTTGCTTAAAAGCGCCTTTCGTTTTTTTTTCTTTGGACATGTCAGCAACCTCCGGTCGTATTTTCGTTATTCAGGGTGTAGACCCTTCATGCAGGTCTTTGAAGCACGGACACCCTTGCCGCGCATTTTCTGAGTTCAGGCACTTC from Marinobacter sp. LV10R510-11A harbors:
- a CDS encoding putative bifunctional diguanylate cyclase/phosphodiesterase; its protein translation is MKSGEGTEAELIADVSKTAANLELRRSFREWARRLAGCGLCRNLTLAAFAAILTIEVAILFPSYRNYEEDLLRQRAEVAIQAITMFLNSKSGQAVTPGRLEVLLANSSLTGISMIAGGTRIEAGEPVTHPQPANGDLRGAVRPAEGVIDLSWSTSPGLSDYEILARADVSDVSGKLIAFVFRILGLSLLIAVFVTVVTMAVVDRMMLSPLLKLRERIARAGDDAEHPGKYVASPERSDEFGEVERAFNGMLTQNASYLSRMQLLNKNLDQLLDERTRSLRKTEQELEIRTLYDQLTGLANRNLFEDQLDRHLNRGDLEQAGSEAVLVLGLNDFQALNGLAGHETGDRVLQEIARRLAGRVVDHGHVARLGGDVFGLLITVGSRGASDSLEARISAIIEACEAPVRIGQKTYGCEVSAGVAITPLDGNYARTLLSHAEIAMHRAKKSPSERVQFFASEFGDQMHRRQEMIGDLKLAVQKHQFQLYYQPLFDRLKRCVGYEALLRWHRPVHGLVSPAEFIPLAEQTGLISGVGDWVLEQAIRQLKAWIDEGFTGRIAVNVSALQLSDRDLSQRINEMLKRFDVSAGQLELEITETALMDDVECSMATLKRFRDLGLTLAVDDFGTGYSSLAYLKALPVSRIKIDRAFVTGLPDNDQDEALCRTIITLAHNLGFEVIAEGVETEAQARWLAVSGCDEMQGFLLGRPALKGYPRNS
- a CDS encoding cytochrome c peroxidase; its protein translation is MISVPMMTVVAVAGFNIHSGSNLGLIPSAEAAQGEAEGEAKGEAEGRAEGEGEAEGKAEGEAEGEGVSASLKKAVRRPEGYAPYQGDVAELRALGEKLFNDNSLSSNGLSCATCHTNGMVYLDTFKNQYPHFVAMGKRDFGMDMVHLDEMVQICMVAPMAAEPLGWGSKELAALTEYTLQEQQKYIDKQ